The Lolium rigidum isolate FL_2022 chromosome 2, APGP_CSIRO_Lrig_0.1, whole genome shotgun sequence genomic interval AGCAAGTTTAACAACCGCTTCATAATCTATTTCCCCATGCTTAGCGATGCCAGCTGCATGAATTTTAAGAACTTCCGTTCTTGACTGTTCGTTTGGTAGCGGAATCTCAATCTTCCTGTCGAGACGTCCAGGACGCAGGAGCGCGGGGTCAAGAACATCAGGTCGGTTTGTCGCCATGATCATCTTGACCTGTTTAAGCAATAACATTAGTGTCAAAAAATTGATACAGCACCAACTATAAGCAATATGTAATGTTCGAAAAGGGAGTCCAAGAAAATATAATGCCAATCAACAGCCAGAAAATTGATAGTACAAGAAAAAGATGAACAATAAATGTAACCTATAAATTCATCTCAGATGCCTTTGCTTAATACTACACAACTACACAACTAAACAGACTAAGAAGATTGGACGATCTTGTACTACCTCTGGACGGAATAAATTGACGCGCTTGTGAACTGACAACACACATGCAGGGgcctccctccgcgtcgattaaatccgaccggagggggTATAAGTGATGTTATAACAGTAAATCACATGACGATGGCATCACTGTCACTGGTATATTTGACCCAAGAAAAGTTTGCACACACATTCAGGCAAGTAAATTACTCCGTACTTCAATCAAATGCATTGCCTTTCCACATGGCACAAAGGTACCTAGAAAAAGTACATAACCAAACTTGATGATAATTAAGTTTACCTTGCCAAGCTCATCAAATCCATCTAATTGGTTAAGAAGCTCCATCAGCGTCCGCTGGATCTCCCGATCGGCACTGGTTCCCTCACTAAATCTTCGCCCACCGATTGCATCGATTTCATCCATGAAGATAATGCATGGCTAGAAATAACAAGTTGaagaatatgaaacacatttatgaAGAATGTAACTAAACTAAATGCTAACGTAAGTTAATAAATCATCTCAAAAATGCATTTCTACCGTCATTACAGCAACTCAAATGTTAAGGCAACAATTTCCACTGATTTCATCTTGTCATGCAAAACTGACATTGAGATCTATTGCTTAAAATTTGCTAGTGTGTGGATAGGAATATGATTGGATGACACAACATCTGGGTCAAAGGAAACTATTAAGCAAGCAAGTAACAGCAGATGCATAAGTGTTCGCCACTATGTGTCTTCCAGATGGAAAGTAAGTTGAAGACCAATTATTtttgcaaaagaaaaaagaaagacacAGCAAGACTTACTTGGTGATCGCGTGCATAGCCAAACATTTCTCTGATTAAACGAGCACTTTCTCCAATATATTTATCAATTATAGCACTCGACACAATCTGGTTTTCAGGCAATACGTCAGTATTACTCATGTGCAAAaaaataccaagtactaacaatcAAGTGACAATCACACCTTCAAAAAGTTAGCATCGATGTTACTTGCAATAGCCCTCGCTAATAATGTCTTCCCGGTTCCTGGTGGGCCGTAAAGTAGAACACCCTGGAGAAAGTAAAACAAACATAGTCTCTCAAAATCACAGCATGTATACCTTTACCTCTTCAACTTATATGAATAATAAAGTGGAGCCAATTGTCAAATTTACCTTTGGAGGCTTAATTCCAACCCTAAGAAACAATTCCGGGTTCATTAAAGGCAGCTCAATTGATTCCCTGAGCTCTCTGATTTGATCAGATAAGCCGCCTACAGCAGAGTAACTGACATTGCCTGGATCTTCATGTAGCATGTTATACACCACAGGGTCCACCTGAAAGAAAATGTTCAATTTTTCATTCCACATCACCAGTCCAATTTTAAATATAACAAGTGTATCCTAAAATAAAACAGGTAACAACTCATGCGGCAACAAAAGAAGATGGTCGGCATGCCTAATTATACCTCTCTTGGTAGAGTGCGCATGATTGTTAATGTTGTCATGTCCAGCACAACACGAGTTCCAGAAGTTAATTTCTCCTTGTCCACTTTACTCCGGCAACCGACGACATATCTTGGACCACTGCTAGCCTTAACAATAACTTGAAGAAAACAGGTGTTTCAGCTTTAAGTTGTTATCAATAAAGTAAAGAAAAAATTACATGTGCATTTTCATGCTGAtatgcaaaataaaacatggtttTAAAAGGCGCGCCTAGGTGCTAGGCGACACCAAAATGTCTAGCGCTTAAGCATGCTATGAACGCGCCTAGGCTTGTGCTTAGGTGAGTCACGGAGGCAAATAGGAATTAACGCGTAGTGCTTTTTTGAACCTTGAAACACAACATATCAAGTTGGCTCTTTCATAATGCCACAACCAAGACAGAGAATATGGAGACCCTCTCCTATGAGGATCTTCGTAAATTTGCACACCTCAAAAACATTCCACCAAAATTCAAGGTACTAGTACTTACAGATGCCAAACCTTATATCATCCTGTGCTAGAAAACTGAAGATAACCATGTGAcataatttcttttttcttttgttttgtcgcATAAGAACATAAAATTTTCATGAATTTTTGTGTATGTACTTAAACCACGATTTTGGGGAATTTTGTAATGAATGTCCTCATCTAAGAGGGCCATTATATTTAACATTCTAGGGCAACTGTCCATTCAAAAATGTATGTCCAAGTACACATATCAATAAGGAAAAGAGAGCCTCTTTACTTACAGCGTTCAGTGTCAAGAGGACGAAGAACCTCTCCTATAATCTGTCCAACACTTTGCAGTGACTTCAAGTCATCTTCAGTCTTTGCATAATCCTTCTTAGCATTTTTTAGGTTTTCCCTCACTGCATAAAGATGAACCATGTGTCAAATAAAAATTCAAGCGAAAATAGTATTTCTTTAGCATATAGATGCATGTTTATCGTACAAATCTCATCCAGTACGTATAGTATAACCATGGATCTGCTCTCAGAGTAACAAGAGTTGTAAGCTATGCTGAACTTGCCCCCAATATCAAAACAGTTTTGCTAATTACCCCAGT includes:
- the LOC124691952 gene encoding 26S proteasome regulatory subunit S10B homolog B-like, translating into MADGEDAVAARRRTAISDYRKKLLNCRELESRVGTVRENLKNAKKDYAKTEDDLKSLQSVGQIIGEVLRPLDTERFIVKASSGPRYVVGCRSKVDKEKLTSGTRVVLDMTTLTIMRTLPREVDPVVYNMLHEDPGNVSYSAVGGLSDQIRELRESIELPLMNPELFLRVGIKPPKGVLLYGPPGTGKTLLARAIASNIDANFLKIVSSAIIDKYIGESARLIREMFGYARDHQPCIIFMDEIDAIGGRRFSEGTSADREIQRTLMELLNQLDGFDELGKVKMIMATNRPDVLDPALLRPGRLDRKIEIPLPNEQSRTEVLKIHAAGIAKHGEIDYEAVVKLAEGFNGADLRNVCTEAGMSAIRAERDYVVHEDFMKAVRKLNDAKKLESSAHYSADFGKE